The following coding sequences are from one Arthrobacter crystallopoietes window:
- a CDS encoding M14 family zinc carboxypeptidase: MTHYPKLQHGSRPKRYRTLAAAAAIAVVLPFGSLAPAAADANFPSPEGQTNISSILTYSDVVAELQKLEQTSRYGVNAFTLEEAGTQVSTSEQGRDLYVATVGSGEEHVWVQGRIHGNEPYGTDSILTLLKDLGSNGSADYSLLREKFTFHFIPMYNPDGSEANIRHTVLWDQESDAPELDADGKQQRIDLNRDWTADGFVADESLAFYEYWTKVKPDFGIDIHHQGLKEEWGTGDDVTLSLGISLAPGGPTLPNIENGVYDVLTRQMHVYVYDQLAKYGSINMDRYQVGNGYEIDIKGGVVSAMMLGLDYQNLNPDGHSNPVVFFETSGNTSDGSLGQKARGKSIRQNVLAMKELLLGLATGEVQQADAERWEDIPHQPVNGYQTDYAGIQPPR; the protein is encoded by the coding sequence GTGACGCACTACCCCAAGCTTCAGCACGGTTCCCGGCCCAAGCGGTACCGCACTCTCGCAGCCGCCGCAGCCATCGCCGTCGTACTCCCCTTCGGTTCGCTGGCCCCGGCTGCGGCCGACGCGAACTTCCCCTCGCCCGAGGGGCAGACCAACATTTCGAGCATCCTCACCTACTCGGATGTGGTGGCCGAGCTGCAGAAGCTCGAGCAGACCAGCCGCTACGGTGTGAACGCTTTCACGCTGGAAGAAGCCGGCACGCAGGTCAGCACCTCGGAGCAGGGCCGCGACCTGTATGTGGCCACGGTCGGCAGCGGCGAGGAACATGTTTGGGTGCAGGGCCGGATCCACGGCAACGAGCCCTACGGCACGGACTCGATCCTGACGCTGCTCAAGGACCTGGGCAGCAACGGTTCCGCGGACTACTCGCTGCTGCGCGAGAAGTTCACCTTCCACTTCATCCCGATGTACAATCCGGACGGCTCGGAGGCGAACATCCGCCACACGGTGCTCTGGGACCAGGAGTCGGATGCCCCGGAACTGGACGCGGACGGCAAGCAGCAGCGGATCGACCTGAACCGGGACTGGACGGCGGACGGGTTTGTGGCGGACGAGTCGCTGGCATTCTACGAATACTGGACCAAGGTCAAGCCGGACTTCGGGATCGACATCCACCACCAGGGCTTGAAGGAGGAATGGGGAACCGGCGATGATGTCACGCTCTCGCTGGGCATCTCGCTGGCGCCCGGCGGGCCCACGCTGCCCAACATCGAGAACGGCGTGTACGACGTGCTGACCCGCCAGATGCACGTCTATGTCTACGACCAGCTGGCCAAGTACGGCTCCATCAACATGGACCGCTACCAGGTGGGCAACGGCTACGAAATCGACATTAAGGGCGGTGTGGTTTCGGCCATGATGCTCGGCCTCGACTACCAGAACCTCAACCCGGACGGGCACTCCAATCCCGTGGTGTTCTTCGAGACGTCCGGCAACACATCCGACGGAAGCCTCGGCCAGAAGGCGCGCGGCAAGTCCATCCGGCAGAACGTGCTGGCCATGAAGGAACTGCTGCTGGGTCTGGCCACGGGCGAAGTGCAGCAGGCCGACGCCGAGCGCTGGGAAGACATCCCGCACCAGCCCGTCAACGGCTACCAGACGGACTACGCCGGAATTCAGCCGCCGCGCTAA
- a CDS encoding ArsR/SmtB family transcription factor: MAASDELSVVFAALADPTRRAILSRLRQGPTTVGELAEPFSMSRPAISQHLRVLQNAGLIERTTSAQWRTCTLRTEPLNDASVWIDHHRGLWNERFDLLDERLRELKERSSDG; the protein is encoded by the coding sequence GTGGCCGCATCGGACGAGCTGAGTGTTGTTTTTGCGGCACTCGCCGACCCTACAAGGAGGGCCATCCTGTCGCGGCTGCGCCAGGGGCCAACCACCGTAGGTGAGCTCGCCGAGCCTTTCTCGATGAGCCGGCCGGCGATCTCGCAGCACCTTCGCGTGCTGCAGAATGCAGGGCTTATCGAACGCACCACGAGCGCACAATGGCGCACCTGCACCCTGCGCACCGAACCCCTCAACGACGCATCGGTCTGGATCGACCATCACCGTGGTCTCTGGAACGAGCGTTTCGATCTGCTGGACGAGCGGCTCCGCGAACTGAAGGAGAGGTCATCCGATGGTTGA
- a CDS encoding SRPBCC family protein yields MVDQTTTQEKQFTITRVFDAPREVIWRAWTNPDEAAHWWHPREVRTPRESVRVDLRVGGSYEYNMIAPDNSEYPTAGEYLEVVEPERLVFTWGSPGDDRSEVPVITVTLAELAGDRTEMTFHLRGIEGKLGDGFVYDGWNEAFDCLVEHLA; encoded by the coding sequence ATGGTTGACCAGACCACAACCCAGGAAAAACAGTTCACCATTACCCGTGTCTTCGACGCGCCCCGCGAGGTTATTTGGCGCGCGTGGACGAACCCGGATGAAGCCGCGCATTGGTGGCATCCGCGCGAGGTCCGGACGCCGCGTGAGTCTGTGCGCGTGGACCTGCGCGTCGGCGGCAGCTATGAGTACAACATGATCGCCCCTGATAACAGCGAGTACCCTACCGCCGGGGAGTACTTGGAAGTCGTCGAACCCGAGCGACTGGTCTTCACCTGGGGCAGTCCGGGCGACGATCGGTCTGAAGTGCCCGTCATCACCGTCACTCTCGCCGAGCTCGCCGGCGATCGGACCGAGATGACGTTCCACCTGCGCGGCATCGAGGGCAAGCTGGGCGACGGCTTTGTCTACGACGGCTGGAACGAGGCATTCGACTGCCTGGTCGAGCACCTCGCGTGA
- a CDS encoding D-2-hydroxyacid dehydrogenase family protein has product MKIVILDDYQDVALASAPWEQLPPEASVERFTDHLDNQDALAERLGDADVVVVMRERTPLTAELLERLPRLRLITTTGMANASIDLEAAKRLGIAVCGTRRSTNATAELAWALIMAVARDIPQNDRDIRSGKWQAGLGIDLAGATLGVLGLGKLGSLMARYAEVFGMKVIAWSPHLTEERAAEHGVELVTKSELFRRGDIVSIHLRLSDAVRGIVGAAELELLGPEGRLVNTSRGPLVDEAALVRALTEGRIAAAALDVFDVEPLPADSPLRSAPNLILSPHIGFVTQRAHRLGYTQMLEDILAFTKGEPINQLN; this is encoded by the coding sequence GTGAAGATCGTGATTCTGGATGACTACCAAGATGTCGCTCTGGCCAGCGCCCCGTGGGAACAGCTCCCGCCGGAGGCGAGTGTCGAGCGGTTCACGGACCACCTCGACAATCAGGACGCGCTCGCCGAACGCTTGGGCGATGCCGACGTCGTTGTTGTCATGCGTGAGCGGACGCCCCTGACGGCGGAACTCCTGGAGCGGCTGCCGCGGCTGCGCCTGATCACCACCACCGGCATGGCCAACGCCTCGATCGATCTGGAAGCGGCCAAGCGGCTCGGCATTGCCGTCTGCGGCACCCGCCGGTCCACCAACGCTACGGCCGAACTGGCCTGGGCGCTGATCATGGCCGTGGCCCGGGACATCCCGCAGAACGATCGCGACATCCGCAGCGGCAAGTGGCAGGCCGGGCTCGGGATCGACCTGGCGGGGGCGACCCTGGGCGTGCTGGGGCTGGGCAAACTCGGCTCGCTGATGGCCCGCTATGCCGAGGTCTTCGGCATGAAGGTCATCGCGTGGAGCCCGCACCTGACCGAGGAACGCGCAGCCGAACACGGCGTCGAACTGGTGACCAAGTCGGAGCTGTTCCGCCGCGGCGACATCGTCAGCATCCACCTGCGGCTCTCGGATGCCGTGCGCGGGATTGTCGGCGCTGCCGAGCTGGAGCTGCTCGGCCCCGAGGGGCGGCTGGTGAACACCTCGCGCGGCCCGCTGGTGGACGAGGCGGCGCTGGTCCGCGCGCTCACCGAGGGGCGCATTGCCGCAGCCGCGCTCGACGTGTTCGACGTGGAACCGCTCCCGGCGGACAGCCCGCTTCGGTCCGCGCCCAACCTGATCCTGAGTCCGCACATCGGGTTCGTGACCCAGCGCGCGCACCGGCTCGGCTACACCCAGATGCTTGAGGACATCCTCGCCTTCACCAAGGGCGAGCCGATCAACCAGCTGAATTAA
- a CDS encoding ankyrin repeat domain-containing protein yields the protein MCAFNTTAPAAAALAMLGVALLTGCAAGEDTDGTSGAPPSSSVAASSPARASGEASPSASAPTSSVPPAPEGQELDRLNQQLQQAAADNDAGQIAELLDRGAELEHRNAEGRTPLVTATKANNIDAARALIEAGADVNAKDNIDDSAYLYAGAEGFDEILQLTLEHGADLSSTNRFGGTALIPACEHAHTSTVRILIDAGVDVDHVNTPGWTCLLEAVVFGTGSEAYQDTVRQVIAAGADLNIPDANGVTALQHAQALGQTEVAALLRQAGAR from the coding sequence ATGTGTGCCTTTAATACGACTGCTCCTGCTGCCGCGGCCCTCGCGATGCTGGGCGTCGCTTTGCTCACCGGTTGCGCCGCCGGAGAGGACACGGATGGCACGTCCGGCGCCCCGCCGTCGTCGTCCGTTGCTGCCAGCAGTCCGGCCCGCGCGTCGGGGGAAGCATCACCGTCAGCCAGCGCGCCCACGTCCTCCGTTCCCCCGGCGCCCGAAGGCCAGGAACTGGACCGCCTGAACCAGCAGCTGCAGCAGGCCGCAGCCGATAACGACGCCGGGCAGATTGCCGAACTGCTGGACCGTGGCGCGGAGCTGGAACACCGCAACGCGGAGGGCCGCACTCCGCTGGTCACCGCTACCAAGGCGAACAATATCGACGCCGCCCGCGCGCTCATCGAGGCCGGCGCCGATGTGAACGCCAAGGACAACATCGACGATTCTGCCTATCTGTACGCCGGCGCCGAGGGCTTCGACGAGATCCTGCAGCTGACGCTGGAGCACGGCGCGGACCTCTCCAGCACCAACCGCTTCGGCGGAACGGCGCTTATCCCGGCCTGCGAACACGCGCACACCTCGACGGTCCGGATCCTCATTGACGCCGGCGTCGACGTCGACCATGTGAACACTCCCGGCTGGACGTGCCTGCTCGAAGCCGTGGTGTTCGGCACCGGCAGCGAGGCCTACCAGGACACCGTTCGGCAGGTCATCGCCGCCGGAGCCGACCTCAACATTCCCGATGCCAACGGGGTGACAGCGCTGCAGCACGCGCAGGCACTGGGCCAGACGGAGGTCGCTGCCCTGCTCCGGCAAGCCGGCGCGCGCTGA
- a CDS encoding ArsR/SmtB family transcription factor, producing the protein MDAVFKALADPTRRALLDELFREDGQTLSALEAQFDITRFGVMKHLKQLEEAGLVVARRRGREKLHFLNPVPIRLIHDRWVGKYAEPWAAGLSELKTRLETPMEKIFEIYIRTTPARLWEAITDSETRSKYIFGNRIETDWQVGSTYRMTNPKADGPLSEGEILEIDPPRRLVQSMRALWGEDVEAEGTSRITWEIEQVADSCRLTVTHDQLREGANDQLYGGWPMILSGLKTWLETGEVLTTPGSLMYT; encoded by the coding sequence GTGGACGCGGTGTTTAAAGCCCTCGCAGATCCAACCCGCAGAGCCCTGTTGGACGAACTCTTCCGCGAGGACGGGCAGACACTCAGCGCCCTTGAAGCGCAGTTCGACATCACGCGCTTTGGTGTCATGAAGCACCTGAAACAGCTCGAAGAAGCAGGCCTGGTGGTCGCGCGCCGCAGAGGCCGCGAAAAGCTCCATTTCCTGAATCCGGTGCCGATCCGGCTCATCCACGACCGGTGGGTGGGCAAGTACGCAGAACCGTGGGCCGCTGGCCTCAGCGAGCTCAAGACACGATTGGAAACTCCGATGGAAAAGATCTTTGAGATCTATATCCGCACCACCCCGGCCCGGCTATGGGAAGCGATCACAGACAGCGAGACCAGAAGCAAGTACATCTTCGGCAACCGGATCGAAACCGACTGGCAGGTTGGCTCGACCTACCGGATGACCAACCCGAAGGCCGACGGGCCGCTGAGCGAAGGCGAAATCCTGGAGATTGACCCGCCGCGCCGTCTCGTGCAGAGCATGCGCGCACTCTGGGGGGAGGACGTTGAAGCCGAAGGGACCTCCCGGATCACCTGGGAAATCGAGCAGGTGGCGGACTCCTGCCGGCTGACCGTCACGCACGATCAGCTGCGCGAGGGCGCCAACGACCAGCTCTACGGCGGTTGGCCGATGATCCTCTCCGGCCTGAAGACCTGGCTGGAAACCGGCGAAGTGCTCACCACCCCGGGGTCGCTCATGTACACCTGA
- a CDS encoding uracil-DNA glycosylase produces the protein MARGAQEIQVFIEKLARLPVGASSCNFFDHSNPENAVRRRNLELYLQDMLERRPKVLLVGEAPGYRGMRLTGVPFTNRDILQSREGYFGLFGPDRGYVLPAEAAPVAAEPTATVMWDVLAGLDFLPLLWSAYPLHSHQPGRPLSNRTPSAAEALAGRPFWQELAKLFAVKSVVAVGNVGFRSVSASGLSVPKVRHPAHGGKVKFRDGLKELLAAGMDG, from the coding sequence TTGGCCAGAGGCGCACAGGAAATCCAGGTCTTCATCGAAAAGCTTGCCCGGTTGCCTGTCGGGGCGAGCAGTTGCAACTTCTTCGACCACTCCAATCCGGAGAACGCCGTTCGACGGCGCAACCTGGAGTTGTACCTGCAGGACATGCTGGAACGCCGGCCGAAAGTCCTGCTGGTGGGGGAGGCGCCCGGCTACCGGGGCATGCGGCTGACCGGAGTTCCGTTCACCAACCGCGACATCCTGCAGAGCCGCGAAGGCTACTTCGGGCTGTTCGGGCCGGACCGGGGGTATGTCTTGCCGGCGGAGGCGGCCCCGGTTGCGGCCGAACCGACGGCGACGGTGATGTGGGACGTGCTCGCCGGCCTGGATTTTCTGCCGCTGCTTTGGAGCGCCTACCCGTTGCATTCGCACCAGCCCGGCCGGCCGCTGTCGAACCGCACGCCGTCGGCCGCCGAAGCATTGGCCGGGCGCCCGTTCTGGCAGGAGCTGGCGAAGCTGTTCGCGGTGAAGTCCGTGGTGGCGGTGGGAAACGTAGGCTTCCGCAGCGTCAGCGCCAGCGGCTTGTCCGTTCCCAAAGTGCGCCATCCGGCCCACGGCGGCAAGGTCAAGTTCCGGGACGGGCTTAAGGAACTTCTTGCCGCCGGGATGGATGGCTAA
- a CDS encoding SRPBCC family protein, with the protein MVDVTTETVIAAPRKTVAEYAADPDNAPEWYQNIASARWETPRPLAVGSRIAFDAAFLGRHLSYTYEIIEFRPLEKLVMRTAQGPFPMQTTYTWTEVDGASTRMTLRNNGEPAGFSRLAAPFMGMMMRKANRKDLVRIKSILEARPASA; encoded by the coding sequence ATGGTCGACGTCACCACCGAAACAGTCATTGCTGCCCCGCGCAAGACGGTTGCCGAATACGCGGCTGATCCGGACAATGCCCCGGAGTGGTACCAGAACATCGCCTCGGCCCGCTGGGAAACGCCACGTCCGCTCGCGGTCGGATCCCGCATTGCCTTCGACGCCGCCTTCCTCGGCCGCCACCTCTCCTACACATACGAGATCATCGAGTTCCGCCCGCTCGAAAAACTGGTGATGCGCACAGCACAGGGCCCCTTCCCGATGCAGACCACCTACACCTGGACCGAGGTGGACGGCGCCAGCACGCGGATGACCCTGCGCAACAACGGCGAACCGGCCGGCTTCTCCCGGCTGGCCGCCCCATTCATGGGGATGATGATGAGGAAGGCCAACCGTAAGGACCTGGTCCGGATCAAGTCGATTCTCGAAGCACGTCCCGCATCCGCCTAA
- the ubiG gene encoding bifunctional 2-polyprenyl-6-hydroxyphenol methylase/3-demethylubiquinol 3-O-methyltransferase UbiG, whose protein sequence is MAGNSGPIDNDVYNRLGSSWWDEDNPLNLLHGSLTPARMAYFSEVLQRELGDEDGRTAKANYAGDSAVAQPIGAGLKALDVGCGAGLLGEEFARLGFDVMGMDPSAVAIEAARTHAEKSGLRIRYQVGAGEQLPVEDRTFDVVYCCDVLEHVADLPRVLAESARVMKPGGLYLFDTINRTATSKILAIKLMQEWAPTRIIDTELHVWEKFIKPNELASLLIGNGLQPAGLSGLAPRANPLAMLRGFVQARRGRISYGELSRRLDFGTVRRTSLSYMGYAVKRRNRGPQVGSEAGE, encoded by the coding sequence ATGGCGGGGAACAGCGGGCCGATCGATAACGACGTCTACAACAGGCTGGGTAGTTCCTGGTGGGATGAAGACAACCCGCTCAATCTGCTGCACGGCAGCCTCACTCCCGCACGGATGGCCTACTTCAGCGAAGTCCTGCAACGCGAGCTGGGCGATGAGGACGGTAGGACGGCCAAGGCCAACTACGCCGGTGATTCGGCCGTTGCCCAACCGATCGGCGCAGGGCTGAAAGCGCTCGATGTGGGCTGCGGGGCGGGTTTGCTGGGTGAGGAGTTTGCGCGCCTGGGGTTCGACGTCATGGGTATGGATCCGTCCGCCGTCGCTATCGAAGCCGCACGGACGCATGCAGAAAAAAGCGGGCTTCGGATCCGCTACCAAGTGGGTGCCGGCGAACAGTTGCCGGTGGAGGACAGGACGTTCGACGTCGTCTACTGCTGCGATGTGCTCGAGCATGTCGCCGATCTGCCGCGGGTCCTGGCGGAGTCAGCCCGGGTGATGAAACCGGGAGGGCTGTACCTGTTCGACACCATCAACCGGACCGCCACGAGCAAAATCCTGGCCATCAAGCTCATGCAGGAGTGGGCGCCCACCCGGATCATCGACACGGAGCTCCACGTCTGGGAGAAGTTCATCAAGCCGAACGAACTGGCCTCCCTATTAATAGGTAACGGACTTCAGCCGGCCGGCCTGTCCGGTCTGGCCCCGCGGGCGAACCCGCTGGCCATGCTGCGCGGTTTCGTCCAAGCCCGGCGGGGCCGCATCTCGTACGGCGAGCTCAGCCGCAGGCTGGACTTCGGGACGGTGAGGCGGACGTCCCTCTCTTATATGGGGTACGCGGTGAAGCGCCGGAACCGGGGACCCCAGGTGGGGTCCGAGGCCGGCGAATGA
- a CDS encoding nucleoside/nucleotide kinase family protein, producing the protein MRLQELADRIERLAAGVTATPEHVAEDDVAAVPGRIVIGVVGEPGAGKSTLVENLLALLNAGTPDPEQQRFAHVPMDGFHLADAELERLGLLHRKGAPETFDVYGYAELLGRIRRDRHNTVYAPGFQRTLEQPLAGFVPVFPAAHTVLTEGNYLLLDEPGWRQVRNQCTEVWYVEQDDRLRIRQLVERHIAFGKSPAAAEAWVREVDEPNAGLIRASRERADLVFKLP; encoded by the coding sequence ATGAGGCTGCAGGAATTGGCCGATCGGATCGAGCGGCTCGCCGCTGGGGTGACGGCTACCCCGGAGCATGTTGCTGAAGATGACGTGGCTGCCGTGCCAGGGCGGATCGTTATCGGCGTCGTCGGCGAACCGGGCGCGGGCAAAAGCACGCTCGTGGAAAACCTGCTGGCGCTGCTCAATGCAGGCACTCCCGATCCCGAGCAGCAGCGGTTCGCGCATGTCCCGATGGACGGCTTCCATCTCGCCGACGCTGAATTGGAACGGCTAGGGCTGCTGCACCGGAAGGGCGCACCGGAGACCTTCGATGTGTATGGCTATGCCGAACTGCTCGGGCGGATCCGGCGCGACCGGCACAACACCGTCTACGCTCCCGGATTCCAGCGAACCCTTGAGCAGCCGCTGGCAGGCTTCGTTCCCGTCTTTCCCGCAGCACACACGGTGCTCACCGAAGGCAATTACCTCCTGCTGGATGAACCGGGCTGGCGGCAAGTCCGTAACCAGTGCACGGAGGTCTGGTACGTCGAGCAGGACGACCGGCTGCGCATCCGGCAACTGGTTGAGCGGCACATCGCCTTCGGCAAATCGCCGGCAGCGGCCGAAGCTTGGGTACGGGAGGTGGACGAGCCGAATGCCGGCCTGATCCGTGCAAGCCGCGAACGGGCAGACCTGGTTTTCAAGCTGCCATAG
- a CDS encoding ABC transporter substrate-binding protein — MTLRKAPWAPTALAAVVVLALTGCGGAASAQPDEADTFVFATGKDISCLDPHVNGDMPQASLAANYLDSLVSQDKDGKIRPWLAESWEVSADGLTYTFTVRDDVYFTDGTKFTAEAVKANLDHMVDPDTQSGTAGGYLKPYESTEVINETTARVTLNRPYAAFLEVLAQPFLGIESPTALKRPQAENCISPVGTGPYKIVDYIPQSKVSLVRNEDYNSAPPFAQHEGPAHIKNLEWLIVPEDSTRYGLLRAGQVDALDLMPSVHFAEAEADKKVQLVLQDRPGNPTNLMLNTTRAPFDDINVRKAFLHSVYVEAGINSVYFGTVTKAGGPLASTTGFYSPDFEDAYLPDPAEADRLLDEAGWTGRDEQGYRTKDGKRLTVVLPYTPAAWPTAHAALVTQIQASAKQRGFDVRIENQDFASSSEKYNNFEYDLRAGYWNTNTADVLRIVFSTEYMKSAGFVPNGSGFSNKEFDRIVNEALATDDPEIRADLYYRAQQIVSENALQLPLYNQTSQLALRQDRFANLTLEPSLSLPYIYDVTAVNAS; from the coding sequence ATGACATTACGCAAAGCCCCTTGGGCACCCACGGCCCTTGCCGCCGTCGTTGTCCTGGCCCTTACCGGTTGCGGCGGCGCCGCGAGCGCCCAGCCCGATGAGGCCGACACCTTTGTTTTCGCCACCGGCAAGGACATCTCCTGTCTGGATCCCCACGTCAACGGGGACATGCCGCAGGCGTCGCTCGCCGCCAACTACCTTGATTCGCTGGTCTCGCAGGACAAGGACGGCAAGATCCGCCCCTGGCTCGCCGAATCCTGGGAGGTCTCCGCGGACGGGCTGACATATACCTTCACGGTCCGCGACGACGTCTACTTCACCGACGGCACCAAGTTCACGGCGGAGGCGGTCAAGGCGAACCTGGACCACATGGTGGATCCGGACACGCAATCCGGCACCGCCGGCGGCTACCTCAAGCCCTATGAGAGCACCGAGGTCATCAATGAGACCACGGCGCGGGTCACCCTGAACCGGCCGTACGCGGCCTTCCTGGAAGTGCTGGCCCAGCCGTTCCTCGGCATCGAGTCCCCCACTGCGCTCAAGCGGCCGCAGGCGGAGAACTGCATCTCGCCCGTGGGCACCGGCCCGTACAAGATTGTGGACTACATTCCGCAGTCCAAAGTCTCGCTGGTGCGCAACGAGGATTACAACTCGGCACCGCCGTTCGCCCAGCACGAGGGTCCGGCGCACATCAAGAACCTGGAATGGCTGATCGTGCCGGAGGATTCCACCCGGTACGGGCTGCTGCGCGCAGGCCAGGTGGACGCACTGGATCTGATGCCTTCGGTGCACTTCGCCGAGGCGGAGGCGGACAAGAAGGTGCAACTGGTACTGCAGGACCGGCCGGGCAACCCGACCAACCTGATGCTCAACACCACCCGCGCCCCGTTCGACGACATCAACGTGCGCAAGGCCTTCCTGCACAGCGTGTATGTGGAGGCCGGTATCAACAGTGTCTACTTCGGAACGGTGACCAAGGCCGGCGGACCGCTGGCCAGCACCACCGGTTTCTACTCGCCCGACTTCGAGGATGCCTACCTCCCGGACCCGGCAGAAGCGGACCGGCTGCTGGACGAAGCTGGCTGGACCGGGCGGGACGAGCAGGGCTACCGGACCAAGGACGGAAAACGGCTGACCGTGGTCCTGCCCTACACCCCGGCGGCCTGGCCCACGGCGCACGCGGCACTGGTCACGCAGATCCAGGCCAGCGCCAAGCAGCGTGGCTTCGACGTGCGGATCGAGAACCAGGACTTCGCGTCGTCGTCGGAAAAGTACAACAACTTCGAATACGACCTGCGCGCCGGCTACTGGAACACCAACACGGCGGACGTGCTGCGGATCGTGTTCTCCACCGAGTACATGAAGTCAGCCGGCTTCGTCCCCAACGGCTCCGGCTTCAGCAACAAGGAGTTCGACCGGATCGTCAACGAGGCCCTGGCCACCGATGATCCGGAAATCCGCGCCGACCTGTACTACCGGGCCCAGCAGATTGTCAGCGAGAACGCCCTCCAGCTTCCGCTCTACAACCAGACCAGCCAGCTGGCCCTGCGCCAGGACCGGTTCGCCAACCTGACGCTGGAACCGAGCCTGTCCCTCCCCTACATCTACGACGTCACGGCGGTGAACGCATCATGA
- a CDS encoding ABC transporter permease produces MSTATQARTSHTEIPRTTATAGSTGQVILKRAAGSLFVLWAAVTLTFFVLRLVPGDPVTTILGGHSAAPSAATVAAVEAQYGLDQPVLVQYVNYLAGLATGDFGTSYVFKVPVLDILGPQILPTFQMAGLALVFAWAIALAFTLLTVGRGRVLDGVGRGIEVFFAALPPFWVGIMLAVVFAVILGWFPVAGDDGFKSLVLPALALGIPLAGFIAQVTRSSFEEALAQPFVLSARARGLSDLAVRVGHALRHAILPGLTLSAWAVGSLVSSAVVAEIIFARPGLGRSLVDAIINRDLPITLAVVFIIAAVYILVNLVVDVLYRVIDPRTNDKGAGA; encoded by the coding sequence ATGAGCACGGCAACGCAAGCCCGCACTTCGCATACGGAAATTCCACGAACGACGGCGACAGCCGGCTCCACGGGGCAGGTGATCCTCAAGCGCGCGGCCGGCAGCCTGTTTGTCCTCTGGGCCGCGGTGACGCTGACGTTCTTTGTCCTGCGGCTGGTGCCCGGCGATCCGGTCACCACCATCCTGGGCGGACACAGCGCCGCCCCCTCCGCCGCAACCGTGGCCGCGGTCGAGGCGCAGTACGGGCTGGACCAGCCGGTCCTCGTCCAGTATGTCAACTACCTGGCCGGGCTGGCCACCGGCGACTTCGGCACCTCGTACGTGTTCAAGGTTCCGGTGCTGGACATCCTCGGCCCGCAGATCCTGCCCACTTTCCAGATGGCCGGCCTGGCGTTGGTCTTCGCCTGGGCCATCGCGCTGGCGTTCACCCTGCTGACCGTGGGACGCGGCCGAGTGCTGGACGGGGTTGGCCGCGGCATCGAGGTCTTCTTCGCCGCGCTGCCGCCGTTCTGGGTGGGCATCATGCTGGCGGTGGTCTTCGCCGTCATCCTGGGCTGGTTCCCGGTGGCCGGCGACGACGGCTTCAAGTCCCTGGTGCTCCCGGCCCTGGCGCTGGGCATTCCGCTGGCCGGCTTCATCGCTCAGGTCACCCGCTCCTCCTTCGAGGAGGCGCTGGCGCAGCCGTTTGTGCTTTCCGCCCGGGCCCGAGGCCTGTCCGACCTGGCCGTCCGCGTGGGCCATGCCCTGCGGCACGCCATCCTGCCCGGCCTGACGCTCTCCGCCTGGGCGGTCGGCTCGCTGGTCAGCTCGGCCGTGGTCGCGGAGATCATCTTCGCCCGCCCCGGCCTGGGCCGCTCCCTGGTGGACGCCATCATCAACCGGGACCTGCCCATCACCCTGGCCGTGGTGTTCATCATCGCCGCGGTCTACATCCTCGTGAACCTGGTGGTCGACGTGCTGTACCGCGTGATCGATCCCCGCACCAATGACAAGGGGGCCGGCGCATGA